The following are encoded in a window of Podospora pseudoanserina strain CBS 124.78 chromosome 6, whole genome shotgun sequence genomic DNA:
- a CDS encoding hypothetical protein (COG:H; EggNog:ENOG503P1JD), translating into MGAMRIPNIGSMKSTLNLIKSPSLLNIPNSLVEYVYTVYAVDSQGNPTYYETFCYYASKFENAIKNVLKEFQSEVQIYVDKG; encoded by the exons ATGGGTGCCATGAGGATCCCCAACATCGGCTCGATGAAATCGACACTCAATCTAATCAAGAGCCCGTCCCTGCTCAACATTCCTAACAGTCTGGTTGAGTATGTGTACACGGTTTACGCGGTGGACAGCCAGGGTAATCCGACTTACTATGAGACATTCTGCTACTA TGCGTCGAAGTTCGAAAATGCTATCAAAAATGTGCTCAAGGAGTTCCAGTCCGAGGTACAAATCTACGTCGACAAGGGATAG
- a CDS encoding hypothetical protein (COG:H; EggNog:ENOG503P1JD) produces the protein MAARLKSTIWPQAGATSIDVSLSTPAVAISLASDGRTIQVTTGGEKASTNSYDMVFNTTALGPLQQMDLSGLNLDRDILDGIRALSYDRATKVAINFNKRWWTGFYPNVDAVHHGGGVSSSDLPLGFTVYPSWNNGDGTNVLIASCTWAQDASRMAALVPDYTDPSTPTPSYTGPIAAVCLEESPTLKDFHGYYITHHAWAWSHDPCTCGAFALFGPGRFQNIYPEFRQLLANSRLTI, from the coding sequence ATGGCAGCTCGTCTGAAGAGCACCATCTGGCCCCAAGCCGGCGCCACATCCATTGATGTGTCGCTCTCCACACCCGCTGTAGCTATATCTTTGGCTTCTGATGGAAGGACTATTCAAGTCACTACAGGCGGTGAGAAGGCCTCAACAAATTCCTACGACATggtcttcaacaccacagctCTAGGGCCTCTCCAGCAGATGGATCTCTCAGGTCTCAATCTCGACCGTGACATTCTCGACGGCATTCGTGCCCTCAGCTACGACCGGGCTACCAAAGTGgccatcaacttcaacaagCGCTGGTGGACGGGTTTCTACCCCAATGTCGACGCCGTGCACCATGGTGGCGGTGTATCTAGCAGCGACTTGCCCCTCGGCTTCACTGTCTATCCCTCGTGGAACAACGGCGACGGCACCAACGTTCTCATCGCCTCATGCACCTGGGCCCAAGATGCGTCCCGCATGGCAGCCCTTGTCCCGGACTACACTgatccctcaacaccaacaccaagctaCACCGGCCCCATCGCCGCAGTCTGCCTCGAGGAGTCTCCGACTTTGAAAGATTTCCACGGTTACTACATCACCCATCACGCCTGGGCCTGGTCCCATGACCCGTGCACCTGTGGTGCCTTTGCTCTCTTTGGACCGGGACGGTTCCAAAACATATACCCAGAGTTCCGACAACTTCTCGCCAATTCGCGGCTTACCATCTGA